From one Xiphophorus hellerii strain 12219 chromosome 18, Xiphophorus_hellerii-4.1, whole genome shotgun sequence genomic stretch:
- the psmd8 gene encoding 26S proteasome non-ATPase regulatory subunit 8 codes for MTVARCRTFCRLTMALKETAGLYETLKAEWNKKNPNLNKCGDLLSKLKVSLLELNFLPTSGSAITKQQLILARDVLEIGALWSILKKDIPSFERYMAQLKCYYFDYKDELPAAAYMHQLLGLNLLFLLSQNRVSEFHTELERLSARDIQTNIYIKHPVSLEQYLMEGSYNKVFLAKGNIPAESYNFFIDILLDTIRDEIAGCIEKAYEQIQFSEATRVLFFNSPKKMTDYAKKRGWTQNRDGYYTFTSQQQRTEEVAIPSKELAEQVILYARHLEMIV; via the exons ATGACAGTGGCCCGGTGTCGTACATTTTGCAGACTCACCATGGCGTTGAAAGAGACAGCGGGGCTGTATGAGACTCTGAAAGCTGAGTGGAACAAGAAAAACCCGAACCTGAATAAATGTGGGGACCTTCTGAGCAAGTTGAAG gtttccCTGCTGGAGCTGAACTTTTTACCTACCAGTGGCTCTGCGATCACCAAGCAGCAGCTCATTTTAGCTC GGGATGTCCTTGAGATCGGAGCCCTGTGGAGCATCCTGAAGAAAGACATCCCGTCTTTTGAGCGATACATGGCTCAGCTAAAGTGTTACTACTTTGACTACAA GGATGAACTTCCTGCAGCCGCCTACATGCACCAGTTGCTTGGACTCAACCTGCTCTTCCTGCTCTCTCAGAACCGAGTGTCTGAGTTTCACACAGAGCTGGAGAGGCTGAGCGCTCGAGATATTCAGACCAACATTTACATCAAACATCCCGTCTCCCTAGAACAG TACCTGATGGAGGGAAGCTACAACAAGGTTTTCCTCGCCAAAGGAAACATCCCAGCTGAGAGTTACAACTTTTTCATAGATATTCTGCTGGACACCATCCG CGATGAGATTGCGGGTTGCATAGAAAAGGCCTACGAACAGATCCAGTTCAGTGAAGCAACCAGAGTTCTTTTCTTCAACTCTCCCAAAAAGATGACAGACTACGCCAAGAag AGAGGCTGGACTCAGAACCGGGACGGCTACTACACCTTCACCAGCCAGCAGCAGCGGACGGAGGAGGTGGCCATCCCCTCCAAAGAGCTGGCGGAGCAGGTCATCTTATACGCGCGACACCTGGAAATGATTGTGTAA